Proteins from a genomic interval of Diaminobutyricimonas aerilata:
- a CDS encoding YciI family protein, translating to MRYLFLIGSSPDMTESSAADDGPTIEEWVGEVYGGGAGKIGDRLRPASEATTVRVRGGETLVTDGPFVEGSDYIGGFDVIECADLDEAIAIARKHPMARHGLIEIRPSWPLDL from the coding sequence ATGCGTTATCTCTTCCTGATCGGCAGCTCGCCCGACATGACCGAGTCGAGTGCCGCGGATGACGGCCCCACCATCGAGGAGTGGGTCGGCGAGGTCTACGGCGGCGGTGCCGGCAAGATCGGCGACCGGCTGCGGCCCGCCTCCGAGGCCACGACCGTGCGCGTGCGCGGCGGCGAGACGCTCGTCACCGACGGCCCGTTCGTCGAAGGCTCCGACTACATCGGCGGATTCGACGTGATCGAATGCGCCGACCTCGACGAAGCCATCGCGATCGCCCGCAAGCACCCCATGGCGCGCCACGGTCTCATCGAGATCCGACCGAGCTGGCCGCTGGATCTGTGA
- a CDS encoding uridine kinase family protein yields MTRPLIPGPGEPAAGSFAARPFGTWVRELIALAGDHVHRPRLIAIDGRGGAGKSTISERIADVVPATTIVHTDDVAWRYSMFDWGDAMREHILEPLHRGLPVDYRPAAWHEHGRSGSIRIERGTSTVLVEGTGIIRDELAALFDASIWMQSDAEEARRRALDRDVASGVNGDREAATAFWDLWQEEEVPFFARERPWARADFIVAGTPVVPLAETELAVTRAGE; encoded by the coding sequence ATGACGCGTCCCCTCATCCCCGGTCCCGGCGAGCCCGCGGCCGGCTCGTTCGCCGCCCGTCCGTTCGGCACCTGGGTCCGCGAGCTGATCGCCCTCGCGGGTGACCATGTCCATCGTCCCCGCCTGATCGCCATCGACGGACGGGGAGGAGCGGGCAAATCGACGATCTCCGAACGCATCGCCGACGTCGTGCCGGCCACGACGATCGTGCACACCGACGACGTGGCCTGGCGCTACTCCATGTTCGACTGGGGCGACGCGATGCGTGAGCACATCCTCGAGCCGCTGCATCGAGGTCTGCCGGTCGACTACCGGCCCGCCGCGTGGCACGAGCACGGGCGGTCGGGCAGCATCCGCATCGAACGCGGCACGTCGACGGTGCTCGTCGAGGGCACGGGGATCATCCGTGACGAGCTCGCGGCACTGTTCGACGCGAGCATCTGGATGCAGTCGGACGCCGAAGAGGCCAGACGGCGGGCACTCGACCGCGATGTCGCGAGCGGCGTCAACGGCGACCGCGAGGCCGCCACGGCCTTCTGGGACCTGTGGCAGGAGGAGGAGGTGCCGTTCTTCGCGCGGGAACGGCCCTGGGCGCGCGCCGACTTCATCGTCG
- a CDS encoding RNA polymerase sigma factor, whose product MTSAAVADSVAALHRAEWSRLVAGLIRVTGDWAVAEDCAQEAFETALGRWDADGIPPAPGAWLATVARNRALDRLRRAGLEQRIVSEGLLAPEPPDDVDDDRLRLLFTCCHPALALEARVALTLRTVAGLTTAEIARAFLVSESTMAQRLVRAKAKIAHAGIPFRVPPPELLAERLDGVLAVIYLVFTEGYSATGGDELVRAPLAEQAIRLARLLHGLMPGETEAAGLLALLLLQHARRDARVDEYGDAVTIDAQDRSRWDREAITEGSTLIRRAAREGTVGRYTLQAVIAAAHATAPSWERTDFAAILDAYDALAAIDPSPVVALNRAIAVGMARGPQAGLRAVDTVGDAPATLVAPARARFLRDSGRRTEAAAEYRRALEHTRAAPARRHLEARLRECESEA is encoded by the coding sequence GTGACCTCCGCTGCGGTCGCGGACTCCGTCGCCGCCCTGCACCGAGCCGAATGGTCGCGGCTCGTCGCCGGCCTCATCCGTGTGACCGGCGACTGGGCGGTCGCCGAGGACTGCGCGCAAGAGGCGTTCGAGACGGCGCTCGGCCGGTGGGATGCGGACGGCATCCCACCGGCTCCGGGTGCGTGGCTCGCGACGGTGGCCCGCAACCGTGCCCTCGACCGGCTGCGCCGTGCCGGGCTCGAGCAACGGATCGTGAGCGAGGGGCTGCTCGCGCCGGAGCCGCCGGACGACGTGGACGACGACCGGCTGCGGCTGCTGTTCACGTGCTGCCACCCCGCGCTCGCTCTCGAAGCCCGGGTGGCGCTCACCCTGCGTACCGTCGCGGGACTCACCACGGCGGAGATCGCCCGCGCCTTCCTCGTGTCCGAATCGACGATGGCCCAGCGGCTCGTCCGCGCGAAGGCGAAGATCGCGCACGCCGGCATCCCGTTCCGCGTGCCCCCGCCGGAGCTTCTGGCCGAACGTCTCGACGGCGTGCTCGCGGTGATCTACCTCGTCTTCACCGAGGGGTATTCCGCAACCGGGGGCGACGAGCTCGTCCGTGCGCCGCTGGCCGAGCAGGCGATCCGGCTCGCCCGGCTCCTGCACGGGCTCATGCCGGGGGAGACGGAGGCGGCGGGTCTGCTCGCGCTGCTCCTGCTGCAGCACGCCCGTCGCGACGCGCGGGTGGACGAGTACGGTGACGCGGTGACGATCGATGCGCAGGACCGCTCCCGCTGGGATCGGGAGGCGATCACCGAGGGCTCGACGCTCATCCGCCGGGCGGCACGCGAAGGGACCGTCGGGCGGTACACGCTGCAGGCGGTCATCGCCGCCGCGCACGCGACGGCGCCGTCGTGGGAGCGCACCGACTTCGCCGCGATCCTCGACGCCTACGACGCGCTCGCCGCGATCGACCCGTCACCCGTCGTCGCCCTCAACCGGGCGATCGCCGTCGGGATGGCCCGCGGGCCGCAGGCCGGACTGCGAGCCGTGGACACGGTGGGTGACGCACCCGCGACGCTCGTCGCTCCGGCCCGCGCCCGATTCCTGCGCGACTCGGGCCGGCGCACCGAAGCGGCGGCGGAGTACCGCCGGGCGCTCGAACACACTCGAGCAGCTCCCGCCCGGCGTCACCTCGAGGCCCGCCTGCGCGAGTGCGAATCCGAAGCGTGA